A region of the Anomalospiza imberbis isolate Cuckoo-Finch-1a 21T00152 chromosome 11, ASM3175350v1, whole genome shotgun sequence genome:
GTCCAAACCATAGTCTAAGGCACAAAGAATCCCATTCTGTGTACAGGCTCCCAAATCAAATCTGCCTGAGTGTCAGATGTGATGATGTTTGTCAAGCAGACCAGCCTGAACGGGAATGCAAAGAATTCTCAAGTCAAAGCATGGAAGTGAATTGGTTTAATCTATGGACAAGATTTACAGATATTTCTTGAGCCCAATTCCTTCAAACAACAAGTTACAAAACTGCTATCTAATCAGCTGGCTTGAGAGTGTAATAGTCTTTTGATAGGATCTGAACAGCAATTGGTATCCTGCTTAGAGTGCTGTGTGAGTACCCCCATGCTGCAGGATTTGCCTACTTCAGTCTTCATTCAGCTCTCTCTCCGTAAAGACTGGAGACAAATATCCCTGTCAGATCTCTAAAATCACCACTCACAATATTAGCAGGTAAGCTCAGTTCCAAGATTAGTTTAATTAGAAAACCCACATACACCAGTAGAAGAAAAGGTTATGTAAAATGGAATAGATAAATCAGGCAACCTAATGATGGGATCTGGTAATGACCTTTTTGGTCCTAACAACTTGGTCACTGGGAAGATACTGTTTGTTATTTTAGACTTGCATTTTGGGTATAAGCTCTATTAAAATCAGCATGGAGTGAGCAAGAGAATCCTGAGCTAAGAAATAACTGTCTTGCATGGCAACTTCACCATGACATTAGAGGTCAAAATCATCTCAatgcacagctgctcccaacATCGCAGATTTAATTAAACAAAACTTTTTAGTCCCTAAAAATAGCAGAGCTAAAACTTTGCAATTTCCATTTCAAAGAAACACAGTAAAAGTAAAGATGAGGAAAGGTTCCAGGGAACTGAAAACAGGAAATCTTTCCTTGAGGAAGTGGAACACTTAAAAAGAGAGCAAAATCAACTCCCACCCCATACCAGCTTCTACTACTGCAAGTTACTCCTCAGTTGTCTACAAATTCATATGGATGTGAAAGGACATGTCAACCAAAAGCAGCAAGCTGTGCCATACTCTGTGTGTATGATTTGCCCCTTTAACAGAAAAGAACATATTTTATAATCTTTCAGGGCAAAAGGAGTTAGAGGGGTGCAGAATTTATCAGTGCTGCCTTCTGTGCTTGGAACCCCATCCCTCAGAAACTCTGAGCTCTGTATAGACACTACCTTTATTAGATGTATCAGTGCTTCTTGAAGCTGAGACCTACTGAGAACAGTAGGAGGTGTAGTCTGAATTTCTGTTGTTCCAAGCGTTAAAGGCGAAGAACTGGCTTTATTCTCCACTTCAGTAGCTTTTGTAGCTGACTGCTGAAACACACTTGGAGACAAGAGCACTGAAGGCGTTACTGTCGTTGTGGCTGTAACAAACTGTGGAGGTGCAACCtgtaaaagaacagaaaattaataAGCACTGTGTTCAGTAAGAATGAATGATGCTGTAAAGGCTGGAGAGATaagcataaagaaaatgaaataaattgcaGCCATAATTATTCAGTCAGATATTGCTGAATAGCTGCTCTTAAGAAATATCTACCTATGAAGAATAGCATTAGTACCAATAGTACTTCTCATTTTCAAAGCTGAAGAGTAGCAGCCTTGAACATTCTTGTATGCAGACTCCTTCCTACTCATGTGGTTGCTACCTTCCAGAATTTTTAGAACATAACACATACAATGAAAGTTGAGCTTTTCACCTAAGTAATCACAGGAGCCTGTAGCTgttttgcaaattattttccGTCACAGTTTTCAGAAAGACAAGTCCTGCTTCCTGCACCCCACTTCTATGATCTCCCACAGATACTTCAAATTTGAAGTGCATCTCAAACATATCTAAAGAAACTGCTGAATTATAATTAAAGCATTGGAGTACACTGAAAAATTCTCATTCTGTTTTCCCTTAGGGGGATGTAAGATGGAAATATTTTGAGGACCATTTCCACCTCATTGTTCCACAGGTCTGTCTCCATTCCATTACAAAAATGCATATGCTGCCTTTACCACTTCTTCTTTTATACAGAAATTGCATATTTATAGGACTATTATATTTGCATAAACTGGACACAAATAAACATCCTCTTTGAGTAACTCTGACATCTCCTGATAACTGCAATTGTTACTCAAGCAGATAATCTGTGTCTTGCTCAGGCTTCCAGGATGACCAacatggtgaaaaaaaaaaaaaaaaaaaaaaacaaaaaaaaacaaacaaaaaaaccccgcCAATCTCACTCCAAAGGAAAGCAACAATAAATGTGATTTGATATGTCAGCAGAAAGAGTTCCCCTTGGATAACCAACaaccttcagaggaaaaaaccctccaaagCCATCTAAAGTTTATGTGTATAAAATAACACCAAAACCAGCAGACCTAGAAAATTGATTTTCTTGTAGTCAAAACTGTAAAGACTCACAGTGTGGCATTTCAGCCGAAGACAATGTGTTTAAACTGAGAGTTTACTACACAACATGCACATGTTTcttaaaattcccaaattcatgtaaaatgcttttaattAGGTAATTATTTACTAACTGGGTCATGAACAGACTGTAGAGCTTATTTTATAGCAGCCCAGTAGCTAAAACAACATTTTACTCCAAGTAGGGCCATTTTTTTGCCTTCACAATCAGATCTGGGCATGTTACTAAAACTGCTCTCATGGAGAGCAAGTTAGACAAGAATGAGGCAGGAGATCTGAAAAAGGAGTGGGTGCATaagggaaaagcagaaataaaatacagatgGTGTCCTAAAATGAATACATAACAAAAAGGTAATTGAAACCAGTTCTTGAACACTTGACTATTATTAAGTTATTTTGTAATTACAACCTGAAACTTAAAACTGACATTATTTTAAACTGTTAGCCAAGGAAGTTCTAAGAATCTTAAATCTGTTTTTAGATGGCTAAAAGTTGCTATCACAAGTTTTGCAGTAGCAATtacttgttattttttttctctatcttcaattttttctgctttgtatcTCTTCTTAAGATACAAAGTATCTCAACAAAACTGAGACACAGCAAGGCGAGGTTTGCATTTTAAGCCTCTGGGGTGCTTAAGGTTGGGCCATGGCTAATAACCCTACTACAGTATTATGGCATTAGTACTCCCTGCttgcaacataaaaaaaaacagctcAAATGGTGCAAACGCAGCACAGGGCTGCAAAtccaaaaatgtgttttcatttctgCATTAGAACCAACAGTAAGAGTGACTGTACAAGAGCAGTGCATTGACAGCAACTCCCCCTTCCTCCAGCACTGCTTCATAACAGCTCCTTCAATATGGCAATATGGTCAGTGAGCAGTGTCTATTTGAGATATCAGCTGGTTACTGCagctggctttttttcccctaagaaGACCCCTGAGACCAATTAGCACAGGTACTTATCCACTTACTTGACTTGCTTTAGACAAAGTTTTCGCCTGTGGAAATACTTCAGATTCCTTGTTTTGCTGTACAGTCTGagttaaggggaaaaaaaaaaccaaaattcacAGGTTACCATCCACAGCTCAGTTTCCAGAGGTGGTTCTCTGTTTTTaagaaagccagaaaaatgcaaatttcaaGGTTTTAGCTATTGTTCGATCGATTTTGTTAAACTGATAAAATCAGTGGGAAActggaaaaagaggaaatatcTCAATTTATGTTTTATGCTTTCAATATCATGGCATACCTATAAAGCCACATCTCAATGTAGCCCACAGGTACCCACAGAAAAAGTGGGTCAAAACTGAAGGAGTACAAAACACTCAAAgcaaaataatcagaaaaaggaaattgttaATTGTATACTTTCAAATAATGAACAGGCTAGACTTCCATTACATCACCTCTCATCACAGTGCTCAGCCTGCAACCTTCCATTCCTTCTCAGatgcccagctctgagcagtaCTTTTCTGACACAAGATTAAATCTTTAGGACTTATTCACCTACCAACAGCAGCAGTTTGAAAAACCTCTCCTCTAGAGACAGGCCTGTCACTGACAGCAGATGCTAATGATACAAAACTAATGGAACTGGATTCCTAACTTAGCCGTTCAATCAATACCACACAGTGGAATCGTGTGGATTGAATTAATTGGAATTCATTATCTTCAAACAGCTAATATATAACAGCAGagttttcaagggaaaaataCATGTAGTCTAAAGCTTCATGGATATCAAAGCCCACAGAATACCTGAAGGGGAGAGATTATCTTGCTGTTCAAGGCTGATGGCTTACTGTGAGATTCTTTGAAGCTTTCTGGTGTTGCAAGTTGGCCAACTGAGGCAGAGATGTTTGGTGTTAAGGGACTCTTAGTGAGAGACTGCTGTTGTGTTTGGTCATGCTGTGGGGTCAACCTGAGTTTCTGGAGAAGATCAACACTTGTATGAGATGCATTTGAGACAGTCCCTGTGTTTGCTGTAGTCAAGGGTGCTAAGAGCTGGCTTTGGCCAGCCATTAGATTCTGTGGAGCGTGGTTCACTTCAGATGGTGGCTGATTCACCAGTGGGGATATGGGCTTGGCAGCCTGCTGCATAACTTGCATTATACTGTTGCTTTGTTTGAGGCCAGGAAGCATCTGAGCAGGGCCAGCTTCCATTGTCGAGGCTGAATTAAGAACAGGGCTTAAACGAACTGAATAGCTTGAAACATTTTTCAGATCAGGCTGGGAAACTGAAGCTGGAGGTATTATCATAGGTGTTAAACAGTCCTGCTGGCTGGCACTGGGTTTAATACTCGGACTTTCAGATTTCCCCAGGGATTGTTGCATTACTGGTGACTGGTCaaaggaaaaaggcaaaagcaaactgtgctgctccctggcagATGCATCTGTCTGCAGCTTCTCCATTCTCTCTGGATTGGGATAAGGAGCTGCAGACTGTTCCTTTTGGACAGAGGTTCCAAACAATTCCTCCAAAGTCAGATGCTTCTGCCTTGACTGAAATGGctaaaaagaagggaaaagaagattTCAGTTTAGAACTAGACACAGCACTGTGCAGCTCACACAGTCTATTACAAATTCAAGGAAGTTAGGAGAGACAACTAGGTCAAATGCATATAAAGCACAGTTTAGGTACCACAGGTACCCTATTCATAggaattttgaaattaatttaatttatgagGAACATCCTGGCTATGTATGGCTTTTCCTTACGGCCATCTCAGGACAGTCTCTGCAGCAGTAGTCAGGAAGGGGGATGGCTATGGATTGTGTCAGGAACATGGCACCTGCCATCATCCTTCAGCCCTAACTACACAAGGTACTTCAGGGAAGTGGAGGGAAAAACATACATGTTGAAAAAATCCTCACAGAATTTACAGAATTGGAAATAGTT
Encoded here:
- the DCP1A gene encoding mRNA-decapping enzyme 1A isoform X2; translated protein: MEAAGRAGQEMSLAALRRHDPFITGIADVTGQVALYSFSPKDNEWEKTDIEGTLFVYKRSASPYHGFTIVNRLNMHNLVEPVNKDLEFQLHEPFLLYRNASLSIYSIWFYDKNDCHRIAKLMAKVVEQEAQRSQQVSQDRKSPSRTNGCNENRPIDILEMLSKAKDEYERNQINDLSIISSSGMQQNSNPPKPESTEPSDKKPSLQVQEQPFQSRQKHLTLEELFGTSVQKEQSAAPYPNPERMEKLQTDASAREQHSLLLPFSFDQSPVMQQSLGKSESPSIKPSASQQDCLTPMIIPPASVSQPDLKNVSSYSVRLSPVLNSASTMEAGPAQMLPGLKQSNSIMQVMQQAAKPISPLVNQPPSEVNHAPQNLMAGQSQLLAPLTTANTGTVSNASHTSVDLLQKLRLTPQHDQTQQQSLTKSPLTPNISASVGQLATPESFKESHSKPSALNSKIISPLQTVQQNKESEVFPQAKTLSKASQVAPPQFVTATTTVTPSVLLSPSVFQQSATKATEVENKASSSPLTLGTTEIQTTPPTVLSRSQLQEALIHLIKNDSHFLSTIHEVYLQVLTKSADNIKL
- the DCP1A gene encoding mRNA-decapping enzyme 1A isoform X1 → MEAAGRAGQEMSLAALRRHDPFITGIADVTGQVALYSFSPKDNEWEKTDIEGTLFVYKRSASPYHGFTIVNRLNMHNLVEPVNKDLEFQLHEPFLLYRNASLSIYSIWFYDKNDCHRIAKLMAKVVEQEAQRSQQVSQDRKSPSRTNGCNENRPIDILEMLSKAKDEYERNQINDLSIISSSGMQQNSNPPKPESTEPSDKKPSLQVQEQPFQSRQKHLTLEELFGTSVQKEQSAAPYPNPERMEKLQTDASAREQHSLLLPFSFDQSPVMQQSLGKSESPSIKPSASQQDCLTPMIIPPASVSQPDLKNVSSYSVRLSPVLNSASTMEAGPAQMLPGLKQSNSIMQVMQQAAKPISPLVNQPPSEVNHAPQNLMAGQSQLLAPLTTANTGTVSNASHTSVDLLQKLRLTPQHDQTQQQSLTKSPLTPNISASVGQLATPESFKESHSKPSALNSKIISPLQVAPPQFVTATTTVTPSVLLSPSVFQQSATKATEVENKASSSPLTLGTTEIQTTPPTVLSRSQLQEALIHLIKNDSHFLSTIHEVYLQVLTKSADNIKL